In a genomic window of Spirosoma agri:
- a CDS encoding S24 family peptidase, translated as MSLLACYPQISADYLIRGTLPVLNSLEANAKVMVTDEDTLEIPFVPVRFYATFVESYADGYGSSETELFRVRKPVLKGHKQAVVLEISGNSMSPQLAHGAKVLAVPINESDWEYQSGGVYAVMYRDYFVVKRIRDNELITRKYLTLHSDNPNGGNVTVSLQDIRGMWKIVTIVEAPVE; from the coding sequence ATGAGTTTACTGGCTTGCTACCCGCAAATCAGCGCCGATTACCTGATTCGGGGAACATTGCCAGTACTGAATTCATTAGAGGCTAATGCAAAAGTGATGGTAACCGATGAGGATACGCTTGAAATACCGTTCGTGCCCGTCAGATTTTATGCCACGTTTGTCGAAAGCTACGCCGATGGCTACGGGTCTTCCGAAACTGAATTGTTCCGGGTGCGCAAGCCCGTCCTGAAAGGTCACAAACAGGCGGTCGTGCTGGAAATTTCGGGCAATAGTATGAGTCCGCAGCTGGCGCACGGGGCAAAAGTTCTAGCAGTACCCATCAATGAAAGCGATTGGGAATACCAATCGGGGGGTGTGTACGCAGTGATGTACCGTGATTATTTTGTTGTCAAGCGGATTCGCGATAACGAACTCATCACTCGCAAATACCTGACCTTACACTCCGATAATCCGAACGGCGGCAATGTAACGGTATCACTACAGGACATTCGGGGTATGTGGAAGATAGTGACAATTGTCGAAGCACCCGTGGAATAA